The genomic window TTGCCGCTACAAAGTCGATTTCCCGCTCGTCCATCCCCTCACGGGGAAGCAGTTTTGTCAATTTAAAATAGGAGTAGTAATCAGAAAATACTGTTAGCTGTGGTTTTGCCAACAACTCCTTTTCGATCAAGCTAGTTTGCACTCCCGGAGCCACATTCAATACCCGGTAACCAAATACGACTCGCTGAAAATCCACGGTTAACCATAACAATAAAGCAAACCCCAACATAAAACAAAATGCCAACGCAGCCTGAGGGACAGGAACATCATCAGATGGGTAGCGCGTCTGATGCACCATGCCGACCAACAGCGAAAATGGTATTAATACAAACGCATACCACATAGGATATTCGACCATACTGTGTACAAATATCGCGATGAAACATAAACTAGCAAATTGCACAGCTCTTGTCGTTTTTGCGAGTACACAGGTTTGTAGCAACCACCACGCGAATACACATAAAATGATTATCGCCACAGGAAACCCAAGTTCAGCCGCAAGGTTCAAAACCAGGTTGTGCGAGTGCTCGGCATAAGTGGTCGCCGGAAAGCTCGCAGCAATTTTCACCTGCTCAGGGCCAAAACCAAACCAGCCGACGCCGAGCCAAGGATGCTGAGTGGCCATATACCAAGCCTGTTGCATAAGCGCGACACGCTCTGAACGGCCTCCGATATGCCCCTGAACTGAACCGCTAAAAAACCCTAAATAACTGCTAATCGTAGGTAAGGCAATCACCATTAGCGCATAAACCGCTAACAATAACACCAGCAAATACCTGTTGATTGCCTTGGAATCTGATCGTTTTGAAAAACAAAACATCACAAACAGCGGGAGGATGATCCAGCCAATTCTTGATTGGGTAAGTGCTACCCCCCAAAGCAAAAGCAAAGCCAACAAGACGGAAGTCCAACGATCTAAGCGACTAGACTGATATAGCCACCATATCGACGCCAACCCCAAGCACAATAGCAAGGCCAACTGATTCGGTTGCGCGACATTGGCATAAGGTCTCAATGCCTGCGCATTTCTTTCAATGAACATAATGAAAGGCGTGGCATTTATGCCCGCAATCTGTATACCTTGCATGACAACAGACGATAATGACGCTAGCAGGTGAACGCTGGTCATCATCAAGCAAATTTTATCATTTCCGTTCGGAAGCCCACTCCAAGTCGCACCGATAAGCATAGCTGCAGTGGCAAGCAGCAGATACAGGATAGGCAGCGCTACCCGATCAAATTGCACCATTCCCAAAAGTAACTGAACAAATACCACCGTTATTATCACCAAAGGCAATATGGCTATTTTTGGCAAGCTTAGATTCGGTTTTAGGTTTGCGGCAAATAGGCTAATCGCCAATAATACGCCGAGTGCCACCAGAGCATCATTATAATAAGTACTTAGCGGACGTACATGATAAGGGAGTATGAACGAGGCAAAAAGCAGCGCGCCGAAAATACCTAATGCGGCATTGAATTGTTTATTAGAAAGCATTGTATTTTTTCATGTATTTTTATCATTCCATTTTAACTGACAACATAGGCTTTCAGAGGAAAAAAGCTACCATCATAGAGCTATGTAGTACATTGGCTATCGCCGCTATCAAGCATTCAATGCAAATACCATCACTTACTGAGTCAAAAATCCATCTACGGGAAGATATCCAAGCACCTCTCCACTCTTGGCATCAACCAGGATCGACCAGTTTTCTTGCCGTCCAGTTAATGGTAAAAATCTTAGATCATCCGGTAAGCGGTTTATTTTCTTTAGTTCTTCTTTTATCTCGGCAACGCGCTTGGGATAAGCCGAATACATACTGGACAAAGGCCTGGCTTTACTCAACACATCAGGAATCGACAAGGAATAAGGCTGCCAGAATGAAGGTCTGACACCAATATCTACCCCCTGCATACCAAGTTCTATCGCTTCAAATTGTTCATCCGCATTTTTTGGTTTGCGAGTACCTAGCAGTTTGGGTCCCGATAAGGAGAGTTGCTGCAAGCCAGGGAGTGCACTAGGCAACTCCTGCTTTCTTACATCAAGATCACTAATGATACGAAAGCGATCAACCTCAAATACCATGGCGACCGGGCGTGCCTGAAAAACAATATGAAGACCGTAGCCTAAACCAATTATTTGCAGCACACCGATTACGCACAAATCAAGAACTATAGCCGCTTTGGATTTACTGATATCAAATATAACAAAAGTTAGTAAGGGGCCAAGGATAAGATCAACCGCAAGAACGATGAAAAACAAGGTTTGCCCGCCGGCAAGCACACGATAGGGCCAAGGATACCAAAGCCCAAACACCAATGCAGCACTTAGTAAGGCAATGCATGTCGAAATTGCGATATGCAGAGAAAATGCCTTCCAACGACTAGAAAAATACAAAGTGGCAGCTATCATAATACGAGTCTACTCCATGATCGAACTATACAAATTAACAGACAACATTATGCAAAATACCTAATGTTATTACCAATTAATATTTAATTGATTTAAAAATAGGCGAAGCCCGCCCCCGCCAGCAGCAATTTCCTTATCCCCAAATGAGATTAATCGCCTTAGGTAAAAAAAATAGACCGCCAAGGCGGTCTATTTTCTAGAAGTGAATTCTTCACTTTCTTTGTAACAACTCCATCAAAATTAGCCGCGGCAAGATGCTGGCAATAATGTAGCGGAAATTGTCGTACCGGAACCACCACACAACCAAGCTACAATACTATCACCAGCAGCCGTAACAGCAGTGCTAGGAAGGGTCTTTAATGGAATCATAGTGACAAGCAATCCATCTGCACGTGCATCTTTAAATGCTGTTGTTGCTTTTACTGTAATAACACCTGCATCAGAGGTAGCGATGGAATCGACATACTTAGTGCCACTAGCGGTTGGAACTTCACAACCCCACTTATTTGCGGCAGGCAATGAAGTTGCTGTTTGATAAGCTTCTGTAATTGCAGTACGGCAAGCAGAACCAGCCAAGACAACTTCTGACATTTTTGCACGCAGTGTGTAATCTTTATATGCTGGCAATGCAACGGCAGCCAAAATACCGATAATCGCAACCACGATCATCAATTCGATCAGAGTAAAACCTGCTTGTGCGCGTTGTTTTAATTGCATGGATTTCATATTAATGCTCCTAAGGGAAAATTGGGAATTTCATAAATGCTGCTTGCTACATCTACTCTAGAGCAAACAGCGTGCCAGCACTGAAATTGATCGATTTAGAGGGTACCCAAGTAATTTTCGACAAAAAAAGATGCGGAACTTTAAATACTTATGACAAAGTTTGGCAGTTGGCAAAACAAAAGGCATAAATTCTGCAAAATTTGTCACCCCTTAGACCAGAAATCAGTATTCACGAATACAGATGGCGCGCTATTTTTCAGTCGCAACGGAAAACTTCATTCTGGTTCCTGCAAGATCGAGTTCATCGCCATCGCGCAGTAATACAGGCTCGGCCTCCAATAGGCGATCATTAATCCTCGCAGCACCGCCCTCCAGCTTAGCCGCCACGTAATGCTGATGTTGCTTACTAATAGTAACGACCAGCACACCCGCACGACCCAAGCTAGTTACTGCTTTATCCAGAAGCAACTCACGCCCGGCATTCGTACCACTGAGCACTTTTACTTTAGCCACTAGCTTGGGTAATTGCGAGCCATCGCCGACAGACAAAGCTGCGGTACTCAGCACGGCTGACGCTTCGTGCGAATTATTGTGCCCATGTTGAAATTTAAGCCGGTATTTACCGACTTCAATCACGTCCTCATGTTGAAGCAGATGTTTAGTAATTGGTTGACCATTCACCAAAGTGCCATTAGTGCTGCCTAAATCAAGAATAAAAATACCAACCGAGGTGCGGTCTATCGCGGCATGGTGGCCGCTAACGGTTGCTTGATCGAGTACTAAATCATTTTCTGGACGCCGTCCTATACTGAAACGTGCTTTTAGTAGGCTGACGTCGTATTTGACTTGTCCATTGAGGGTGACGATAATTTTCGCCATAGCATTCTCTGTCTTCTATCACAATATTGGGTAAATCAAGTGCCCGACTAGCTAGCAAAAATATATTCCATCAATTTTCGCTGATGGAGTTCGGTGACTTTGATTAAGACTACGGAAATATTATCCTTGCCACCAAACTGGTTGGCATTTTCAATGAGCACTTGGCAACATTCGTCAAGCTGAGCGCTATATTGATGCATGATGTGATGAATTTCTATGTGGTTGAGCATGTCCGTTAGCCCATCAGAACAGAGTAAATACACATCACCTACTTCCATTTGATGTACATGTATTTCGATTTCCACGCTCTCTTGTGCTCCAACGGCACGTGTAATCAAGTTCTTGATCGGTGAAAAACGTGCGTCTTTTTCAGAAATGAGACCTGCGTCTATCTGCGCCTGCAAGACAGAATGATCCCTAGTCAGTTGCGAAAGCTCGCCCAGTCGGAATCGATATGCGCGAGAATCGCCTACATGTGCGATCAGCAGTTTATCCTGGTGACTCAAGGCAACAACGACAGTCGTTCCCATTCCCAAATAGGCTTGGTTCTCGTGCGAAGCATCATAAACACTTGTATTTGCAAGCGTAATTGCGTCATTCAACCATCGTACTCCAAGCACAGCTGGTCGAGAAAATATTGGCATCCAGACTGCTTGTTGTTTTTGTTGTAAGAATTCGGAGATTAGTTCTACACACATACGACTGGCGACTTCGCCAGCGTTATAGCCGCCCATACCATCGGCAAGAACAGCCAAACCTAGGCCTTCACATATTTCAAATGCATCTTCATTCTGCGCGCGCACTCGTCCAGTATCGGAGCGACCAGCAAACTCGAGCACGGATTGAAGTGGCATAATTATATTTGTGATTATTTAGTGGATTTAAACAGGGCTAGATATCCTACCTGAACCTGCGTTGACTCACTTATCAAAAATGGGTCGCGATCAGATGCAAGTCTAGCGCCTCAAAAAACCTGAGAGCCTAAGCTTAACATTAGCTAGGTACATTATTGCATTCAGATAAGATATTTAACGTTTAAATATCTTATCTGAATGCAAAGGTGATCTGCTTATTTCTGCTGGATTTTTTGCACTACTCATAAAATTATTAGTGGCTTTCAATAAAACCAAGGCATTTTGACAGTGCCAAACAGGTTTTCGTAAAGTACAAATAAAAATAGGGAGCTAAGCTCCCTATTTTTATTTGCCAATCAGATTACAACATTGCTTTAAGCAAGCGTGCCATTTCTGACGGATTTTTTGTCGCTTTGATGCCACATTCTTCCATGATATCGAGCTTGGATTGTGCAGTATCCGCACCACCTGAAATCAAGGCGCCGGCATGACCCATACGCTTACCTGGAGGAGCGGTAACACCTGCAATGAAGCCGACCACAGGCTTCTTCATGTTATCACGCACCCAGTAAGAAGCATTGGCTTCATCCGGGCCGCCGATTTCACCAATCATAATCACGGCATCAGTGTCTGGATCATCATTAAACATCTGCATGATGTCGATGTGCTTCAAGCCATTGATAGGATCGCCACCAATACCAACCGCAGAAGATTGACCCAGGCCAAGCGCAGTCAATTGACCAACCGCTTCGTAAGTCAAGGTACCAGAACGTGAAACCACACCGATACGACCTTTACGATGGATGTGACCTGGCATGATGCCAATCTTGATTTCATCTGGAGTGATCAAGCCTGGGCAGTTAGGACCCAACAATTTTGTCTTGCTGCCCGATTTCGCCATGCGGTCTTTCAACATCATCATGTCGCGAACAGGAATACCTTCGGTAATGCAAATCGCCAAATCGAGGTCAGCTTCTACCGCTTCCCAAATTGCAGCTGCGGCACCAGCAGGCGGCACATAGATTACCGAAACAGTTGCGCCAGTGGCAGCTTTGGCTTCTGATACGTTGGCGAAAATAGGAATACCTTCAAAATCTTCGCCCGCTTTTTTCGGATTTACGCCAGCCACGAAACAATTTTGTCCGTTAGCGTAATCGCGACACATGCGAGTATGGAATTGACCAGTCTTGCCGGTAATACCTTGGGTAATAACTTTTGTATCTTTATTGATCAGGATCGACATATTGTTCCTTGCGATTATTTAGCTTGGGCAGCGGCAACAACTTTCTGCGCCGCTTCTTCCATGGTGTCTGCAGCAATGATAGGCAAACCAGAGTCAGCCAGCATCTTCTTGCCGATATCTTCGTTAGTCCCCTTCATACGCACTACCAAAGGTACTTGCAAGGAAACCGCTTTAGACGCAGTAATCACGCCCTCCGCAATCACGTCACAACGCATGATGCCACCAAAAATATTCACCAAAATAGCTTTCAAACCTGGGTTTTTAAGCATGATTTTGAAGGCTTCGGTAACTTTCTCTGCCGTCGCGCCACCACCAACATCAAGGAAGTTAGCCGGCTCACCACCGAACAACTTGATTGTATCCATGGTCGCCATCGCCAAACCTGCGCCATTAACCAGACAGCCAATATTGCCATCAAGAGAAATGTAAGCCAAGTCGAATTTTGAGGCTTCGATTTCAGCTGGGTCTTCTTCGTCCAGATCGCGGTAAGCAACGATTTCTGGTTGACGGAACAAGGCATTTGCATCGAAGTTGAACTTGGCATCAAGCGCGATGACTTTGCCCGAACCGGTCAAAATCAAGGGATTGATTTCAGCCAGTGAGCAGTCAGTTGCCATGAATGCAGCATACAAACCTTTTAACTGATTGCGTGCATCAACCACGGATGCGTCTGGCACGCCAATTTTACGGGCGATCGCATCAGCTTCTTCGTCTTGCAAACCAGCTGTAGGATCAATCGCGATCGAATGCAATAATTCAGGGTGACTTTCAGCCACTTCCTCAATGTCCATGCCACCTTCAGAAGACGCCATCAATACTACGCGTTGGCTAACACGGTCAGTCACCATACTGACATACAACTCCTTCTGAATGTCAGCACCTTCTTCGATCAGAAGCCGGCGAACTTTTTGTCCTTCTGGACTGGTCTGATGAGTAATCAGCTGCATACCCAGAATAGCTTCTGCGTATTCGCGTACTTGCTCTAGGGACTTTGCAACTTTGACGCCGCCGCCTTTACCACGGCCACCCGCATGGATTTGCGCCTTGACAACCCATACCGGGCCGCCCAGAGTTTCTGCCGCTTTGACTGCCTCGTCAACAGACAGGCACGGGATACCGCGAGGTACTGTCACTCCAAATTTACGGAGGATTTCTTTACCCTGATACTCATGAATTTTCATACGTCTTCCCTTCAGACACTGAGGTATTAGTTAAATTAGTAAAATTACTTACGACAAGTAAAACAAAAACGGTACAGCTTTGCGTTAAGCGACTAGATTGCCCAGCGCGGATAATATTGCACCACGGCTGGACCATCTAGCCTTAATGCATGACAACGATTGAGTTGAAACGGTTGCTGCGTGTGCTGGGCGTCATCATTTGCGCCATCACGCGTATTAAGTACATCACCTGCAAAAGCCTGAACTGCTGCGGTTGGAAGAATTTGTGCTAATTCGGTAATATGCGTGCAGCCATTAATGCCGGAGAGCCGTTGCTTTACGCCCTGACGAAATTGCTGCATTAAATTGAGACCGATAAGCTTTTTGTATTCAGGCCCTATCGTATTGCAAAAACCTGGATATGGTACGGCATCAGAGACAGCATTTGCGTCAATGATATTTAAACTAGTATCGATCGTAATGCGAAGACTCAAATCATGAATGGCCGAACCATTAGGACGAACGCCGGAAGCGAGCGCAATGTCACGCGTTTTACAGTCAATAATTTGAGCGTCAAAATCCCACAATCCATCGTCACGTGCGAACGCTTGGATAGTGATGGTGCGCGTATGCTTCAACGCACGTCGAATTGTAGGTGGAGATAAGGGCATAAATGCCTGTTACGGGCTAATTCAGTGTAAAAATAGCCACAATTGCGCGTCGCTACCGCAGCTTCTACGATAACAGCCGCTCTTGCGGCACTGCAAAAAAAGGAAGTTTAGCACAGCTCGCAGACTAATTCCATTTTCATCGACGCCATCGCCCCGCTAACAAATAAAGCTCAGGAAAAATTCGGCAATAACAAGCAGTCGGAAATATGCTCAGGCGTCATCATCTCCGTTATCTCTCTTTGCCCGCATTGCCGCTTGAATTGCCCCACCGGAAAAGCCACGCTTCTGCAAAAACTGCATTTGCTTTGCGCGCTCTATATGATCTGCTGGTTCGAGTCGGTATTTTCTATGCAGGACCTCAATCGCTCTTACGGCTTCCGACTCAATCAACTGCGACTTTATTTTTTCAATTTCGGTCTTCTCGATATTATGACTTTGCAACTCTAAAAAAATACGTTGATTGCCGAACCTAGCCTGCCGTCGCCTTACCAAGGACACAGAAAACCTCTCCTCTGACAGGAATTGTGCGGCTTCTAATACGTCGAGCAATGCAGGCACATCGTCAGCTTCCTCTGCATAGCGAGACAACTTTCGCCCCAATTCCAAACGGCTATGTTCGCGCATAGAAAGGTAACGCAATGCTCTTGCTTTAAGACTTACTTTTACTTTAAACATTTTGACGCCCATAAAAAAACGCCGGCAATCCTAAGACATCAAGGAGGCCGGCGTTCTTAAATATTTGATTCTTATTCGCTAACTGCTAACGGTGGTAATAAAGGCACGCCTAGTTGCACCCTGACTTTATTCTCTATTTCGTGCGCCAAGGCTGGGCGTTCTACCAGGAAATTACGCGCATTATCCTTACCTTGTCCAATACGCTCACCGTTATAGCTATACCAAGAACCAGCTTTCTCAATAATTTTTGCATCGGCACCCAGATCCAAAATTTCGCCTTCGCGCGACGTACCTGCTCCATAAAGAATATCAAAATGTGCCTCTTTAAACGGCGGCGCAACTTTATTCTTGACGACTTTAACTTTAGTCTCATTCCCGATCACTTCATCGCCTGATTTGATCGAGCCGGTACGTCGAATATCCAATCGAACAGAAGCATAAAATTTCAATGCATTACCACCGGTAGTGGTTTCTGGACTGCCGAACATAACACCGATTTTCATACGAATTTGGTTAATGAAAATCACCAAAGTATTGGTACGATTAATACTGCCCGTTAATTTTCGCAATGCCTGCGACATTAGACGCGCTTGCAAACCTGGCAGAGAATCGCCCATATCACCTTCAATTTCGGCGCGTGGAGTCAGTGCAGCAACAGAATCGATGACAATCAGATCAACACTACCTGAGCGCACTAAAGCATCCGTAATTTCCAATGCCTGCTCACCAGTATCAGGTTGAGAAATCAAGAGATCAGGGAGATTAACGCCTAATTTCTGGGCATAACCGACATCCAGTGCATGCTCGGCATCAATAAACGCACATGTTCCGCCTAGTTTTTGCATTTCTGCAATGACTTGCAAAGTCAGAGTGGTCTTACCGGAAGACTCAGGTCCGTAAATCTCAACCACGCGACCACGCGGCAAGCCACCGACACCCAGCGCAATATCTAAGCCCAAAGAGCCTGTAGAAACAACTTGAATTTCTTCTATAACTGCACCATCAGCGAGGCGCATGACCGAGCCCTTACCAAACTGTTTTTCAATTTGCGCCAGTGCGGCAGCTAGAGCCTTACTCTTTTCAGAGCTGTTGTCAGATTTTTTATCGTCCATAAATTCTTTCAGTTAAGAGCAAGCAACAAGATGAGTCTTTAAAATGCGTCCAATAACGACACTGTATAAAAAATCAGTAGTTTATGCAAGCATCATTTTATTAAATTTGAATAATCTCTTTTTTTATACACCGACGATGAGCCCAAAAACCGTATGCAACCCTCGATCGCACAACAAACGTAGACCTTGATGCTGGCGCTCAACGCATTGTGGCAATCATCTGCTCCAATTTGAGTGTATCCGCACAGAACATACGTATCCCCTCTGCCAGTTTTTCGGTTGCCATTGCATCTTCATTTAAGTGGAAGCGAAAAGAGTTTTCATCCATGGCTAACTTCTGCAAATCCGATGCCTGCGCCGCCTCTTTATTCAATTTTGGAGTCAAGCTAACGGTGGAATCACTTAATTTTTGCAACAGGTCAGGGCTAATCGTGAGTAAATCACAGCCCGCCAGCTCTAAAATCTGGGAAGTATTGCGGAAGCTCGCGCCCATAATTTCGGTGGCGTAGCCAAATTTTCGGTAGTAGGTATAGATCTTTTTCACAGACAAGACTCCTGGGTCATCCGCACCATAAATTTCTTGCCCAGTCTGTTTCTTATACCAGTCATAAATTCGACCAACGAATGGCGAGATTAATTGTGCACCAGCCTCCGCACAGGCGATCGCTTGCGGCAGGCAAAATAACAGTGTCATATTACAGCGTATGCCTTCTTTCTCTAATATTCGAGCAGCCTGTATCCCCTCCCATGTAGAGGCAATTTTTATCAATACTCTCTCTTGAGGAATCCCGGCCTCTTGATACAAGGCGATTAAATGTCGACCTTTGGCGACCGTTTTTTCTGTATCAAACGATAGTCGTGCATCCGTTTCAGTAGAGACCCGACCCGGTACGATTTCGAGGATTTTTAGACCAAATGCAATCAACAGACGGTCAATAATTTCATCTATCGATTTGCTCGCGTGCTGCTGTAAAACTCGCTCCAATAATGGCAGATATTCGGTTTTTTGCACCGCTTTCAATATCAAGGATGGATTGGTTGTCGCGTCACGCGGTGCATACGCTTGCATGGATTGAAAGTCGCCAGTATCAGCAACGACGGTGGTGTACTGCTTGAGTTGTTCAAGTTGATTCATATAAAATTTCGCGTAAAAAAGATCAAGGGTTTACTTCTACTATACTTGTTCCCGCAACAATATCACCTATTACGGATGCATCCAAAAAATCACCGCTTCTAAATATTTCTAAAACCCGCTCTACCGAGCCAGCATCACAGGCTACTAATAAGCCACCCGAGGTTTGCGGATCACTCAACAAAGCTTGCTGTACAGCACTTACTCCATTAAGTTTGACGTCCTTACCGTAAGCCTCCCAATTTCGTGCCGATGCGCCCGTGATATAACCGGCCTCAGCCAGTTGCGCCACTTGTGGCAATAAAGGGATCGTTGACATGTTCAAGCGCGCACCAACTTGCGCGCCACGACACACTTCCAACAGGTGTCCAAGCAAACCGAATCCAGTAACATCGGTCATGGCACTCACCCCATCCAAGGCGGACAGTGCTTGCCCTGGCTTATTCAACTTAGTCGTATTCGCAATCATGCTGGCATATCCGGCATCATCTAAGGCTTGTTTTTTCAGCGCCGCCGACAAGATGCCAACGCCGATAGGCTTGCCAAGTATGAGCTTGTCACCCACTTTGGCATCGGAATTGCGCTTGAGTTTAGTAGGGTGAATTAAGCCCAATACCACCAAACCGTAAATTGGTTCTACTGAATCTATCGTATGTCCACCTGCTATTGGGATACCCGCTTGCGCGCAAATACTCTCACCGCCCTGGATCACTTGCCCAATCACCTCTAACGGCAACTGGTTAATTGGCATGCCCACTAAAGCCAAGGCCATGATAGGTGTGCCGCCCATCGCATAGACGTCAGAAATCGCATTGGTTGCAGCTATTCGGCCAAAATCATAAGGATCATCGACGATAGGCATAAAAAAATCAGTAGTCGCAATCAGCGCCTGCTCGTCGTTGAGTTTATATACTGCGGCATCGTCAGAGGTTTCAATACCAACCATTAAGGCCGCAGGCACCGGAAAGCCGGTCGATTTTTTTAATATCTCGGCCAGTACACCGGGCGCAATTTTGCAACCGCAGCCACCACCGTGCGAGAAAGAAGTCAGCCTTATCGGAGTTTCATTCGTATTCATCTAGACAACCTTTTAGAGTGCGTTAGTATTTCAAGCGATTATTTCGTACTAAGCTAGTATTTAACAACAGAACAATCGAAGTGCATGTCACTAACGAAAAAAAATCTCGGCGCACCACAACAAATGAACGGACATCGCTGCTAAGTTAAGCCCACAATTATACGCTGAGCCTGTTACCACGTTCGGTAACGCCTGCACGCGCGAAATTTCAATAGCAGAGCAAACACTCACTCATGCGTTACCACATAAAAAATTCTGTCGGAACTTTGCGAACACTTTAACGAATTTAGAATCTGCCGATGCTAGCGTCTGAATTGAACTTGCGGTTAAAAGAAAGCGACCATAAAAAAACGGGCACTTACGTGCCCGTTTTTAATTTACTGATGCGTTGCAACTTCTTGCCGATTACCGATCGCCGAATGAGCGACGGTTACCGTTAGCATCGCCAGAGCGTGGGTTGCTACCCTTGTAACCACCACCAACCTCACTACGTGGTCCATTGCTAGATGGGCTATTTGGTTTACTGAAGGTACGCTGGCCTGGCTTGCTACTATTGCCATTAGAGTTCGCACCATAGCCGCCGCCACTAGAACGTGTATCACCCGGTTTCCAGCCACCTGGTTTGCGCGCTGTAGAGCGTGAAGCAACGGCACTCTTCTTAGGCTCAAAACCTTCGATGACATCGACTGGTATCAATTGTTTAGTGAAGCGCTCGATACGCTTTACGTTGATGCCTTCAGCATGATTTACCAAAGAAATCGCTACACCATTACGGCCAGCGCGACCAGTACGACCGATACGATGGACGTAATCCTCTGGGAATTTAGGTAAATCGTAGTTAAATACGTGAGTAATCGCTGGAACGTCGATACCACGAGCAGCAACGTCGGTCGCCACCAAGACACGAACCTGACCACGACGCAAAGCATCTAAAGTACGGTTACGGGCACCTTGATGCATGTCGCCATGCAAGGCGGCAGCAGCAAAACCAGCGATATTCAAACGGTCTGCGATGGTATCAGCATCACGCTTAGTTGCAGTAAATACAACGGCTTGATCAACCGACTCATCACGTAACAAATGATCGAGCATACGATTTTTGTGCGACAGATCATCAACGAAGTGAACTTTTTGCGTAATGTTTTCGTGCTTAGTCGCAGAACCGGCGATCTGAATGATCATAGGATCTTTAGTGATACGGCGCGCCATATTACCGACGACGCCATCAAGCGTAGCGGAGAACAGCATGGTTTGACGTGACTCTGGAGTCGCGGCAACGATTTTTTCGATATCATCGATAAAACCCATATCCAACATGCGATCCGCTTCATCCAAAACCAAAATTTCTAATTCAGAAAAATCGATCTTGCCCGATTCCATGTGATCAATCAAACGACCTGGAGTGGCGACCAAAATTTCTGGATTGCGTGACAGTAATTGCATTTGCTTAGGGTAAGGCATACCACCCAAGATAGACACAGCCTTGATCTTACGTGAGTAAGCACTGTATTTTTCTGTTGCTGTAGTCACTTGCAAGGCTAATTCACGGGTTGGTGTCAATACCAACATTTTTGGTTTAGCTGCTTGAAAACGTGGACGTTCGCCACGTGAACGGGCCGACTGACGCTCCTGATTTGGCGTCTTGTCAGCGGCAGTTACTTCGAGGCTGTCGGCTGCAGTTGCAAATTTATGCAAGGCTGGCAACATAAAAGCCGCTGTTTTTCCTGAACCCGTCTGGGAAGAAACCAGCAAGTCACGTCCCGCGATCGCGGCAGGCACAGCCTGGATCTGTACCGCTGTAGGGTCTGTGTAACCACTGTCAGTGATAGCGCGGAGTATGGACGTGTGCAGGCCTAGTGTTTCAAAAGTCATTTAATTTATCTTTCGTTATATATCTACGCCTGGCAAAAGCAAGGCGCGCAAAAAAGCA from Undibacterium parvum includes these protein-coding regions:
- a CDS encoding PglL family O-oligosaccharyltransferase; translated protein: MLSNKQFNAALGIFGALLFASFILPYHVRPLSTYYNDALVALGVLLAISLFAANLKPNLSLPKIAILPLVIITVVFVQLLLGMVQFDRVALPILYLLLATAAMLIGATWSGLPNGNDKICLMMTSVHLLASLSSVVMQGIQIAGINATPFIMFIERNAQALRPYANVAQPNQLALLLCLGLASIWWLYQSSRLDRWTSVLLALLLLWGVALTQSRIGWIILPLFVMFCFSKRSDSKAINRYLLVLLLAVYALMVIALPTISSYLGFFSGSVQGHIGGRSERVALMQQAWYMATQHPWLGVGWFGFGPEQVKIAASFPATTYAEHSHNLVLNLAAELGFPVAIIILCVFAWWLLQTCVLAKTTRAVQFASLCFIAIFVHSMVEYPMWYAFVLIPFSLLVGMVHQTRYPSDDVPVPQAALAFCFMLGFALLLWLTVDFQRVVFGYRVLNVAPGVQTSLIEKELLAKPQLTVFSDYYSYFKLTKLLPREGMDEREIDFVAATTSRFGYVHALNKLAEVYALNGAPSKAAQVMLTLQRLHPFSYAQYFDYWKSQAELDQRYAAVFIAMPKRDAD
- a CDS encoding pilin, whose product is MKSMQLKQRAQAGFTLIELMIVVAIIGILAAVALPAYKDYTLRAKMSEVVLAGSACRTAITEAYQTATSLPAANKWGCEVPTASGTKYVDSIATSDAGVITVKATTAFKDARADGLLVTMIPLKTLPSTAVTAAGDSIVAWLCGGSGTTISATLLPASCRG
- the tfpZ gene encoding TfpX/TfpZ family type IV pilin accessory protein; the encoded protein is MIAATLYFSSRWKAFSLHIAISTCIALLSAALVFGLWYPWPYRVLAGGQTLFFIVLAVDLILGPLLTFVIFDISKSKAAIVLDLCVIGVLQIIGLGYGLHIVFQARPVAMVFEVDRFRIISDLDVRKQELPSALPGLQQLSLSGPKLLGTRKPKNADEQFEAIELGMQGVDIGVRPSFWQPYSLSIPDVLSKARPLSSMYSAYPKRVAEIKEELKKINRLPDDLRFLPLTGRQENWSILVDAKSGEVLGYLPVDGFLTQ
- a CDS encoding Stp1/IreP family PP2C-type Ser/Thr phosphatase is translated as MPLQSVLEFAGRSDTGRVRAQNEDAFEICEGLGLAVLADGMGGYNAGEVASRMCVELISEFLQQKQQAVWMPIFSRPAVLGVRWLNDAITLANTSVYDASHENQAYLGMGTTVVVALSHQDKLLIAHVGDSRAYRFRLGELSQLTRDHSVLQAQIDAGLISEKDARFSPIKNLITRAVGAQESVEIEIHVHQMEVGDVYLLCSDGLTDMLNHIEIHHIMHQYSAQLDECCQVLIENANQFGGKDNISVVLIKVTELHQRKLMEYIFAS
- a CDS encoding FHA domain-containing protein, producing MAKIIVTLNGQVKYDVSLLKARFSIGRRPENDLVLDQATVSGHHAAIDRTSVGIFILDLGSTNGTLVNGQPITKHLLQHEDVIEVGKYRLKFQHGHNNSHEASAVLSTAALSVGDGSQLPKLVAKVKVLSGTNAGRELLLDKAVTSLGRAGVLVVTISKQHQHYVAAKLEGGAARINDRLLEAEPVLLRDGDELDLAGTRMKFSVATEK
- the sucD gene encoding succinate--CoA ligase subunit alpha, with the protein product MSILINKDTKVITQGITGKTGQFHTRMCRDYANGQNCFVAGVNPKKAGEDFEGIPIFANVSEAKAATGATVSVIYVPPAGAAAAIWEAVEADLDLAICITEGIPVRDMMMLKDRMAKSGSKTKLLGPNCPGLITPDEIKIGIMPGHIHRKGRIGVVSRSGTLTYEAVGQLTALGLGQSSAVGIGGDPINGLKHIDIMQMFNDDPDTDAVIMIGEIGGPDEANASYWVRDNMKKPVVGFIAGVTAPPGKRMGHAGALISGGADTAQSKLDIMEECGIKATKNPSEMARLLKAML